TGCATTCAAGTCCTCCATTGTGATaagttaaaacagaaatgtcagaaggagagagcgggggacgacatgcagcgaAGGGAtgaggttggatttgaacccacgacCGGGACTATAGCGTCCGTACATGTGGGTtgtgcaacataaccactaggccatccgGCGCCCCTCTCTGTGTTGCATTTACTGTCCTCTTGTGATGTTTCATCCGCCCTCTCTGGTGATGCGTTTACTGACCTCTCTTCATTCCTGTCTTTGGTAAcgctttctgtttttattttatttaatggtCTTTGTGGTGTTGCATTCACTGTCCTCTGACAGAGTCTGACAATGACAGTCCTCTCTGATGGTGCATTCACTGTCCTCTGACAGAGTCTGACAATGACAGTCCTCTCTGATGGTGCATTCACTGTCCTCGGTGGTCGGGTTTTTCAGTTTAGTGATAATTGAAGGACAGTAAAGAGACATGTGTCGTCacaaatgtatgaaaacaaactgacagattctgtcatctcacacacacacactcacacacacacacacacacacacacacacacacacacacacacacacacacacacacacactctatatTTAGCGAGCCTCTGCAGGAGAAAAACTCGTgaattttttaaactctgtaaCCCGACttttacctcctctctctcccctctctctctctcccccctctctctctctcccccctctctctcccccctctctctctctcccccctctctctctctctccccccctctctctctcccctctctctctctccccccctctctctcccccctctctctctctcccccctctctctctctctccccccccctctctctctcccccccctctctctctctctcgctcagaCGGGATCGCCCCCCTGGTTTCCCGGGGCGTTCAGGGAGCCCTGTTACATCATCGTGCtcctctcctcacacacacgtTGTCTGTTCCTCTGTACTTGTGAGGACCTTCagtcacacatttgtttttgtatctcTGATGTGTTAAAAAGTTGCTGACTCATCGTTTCACCTCAGGGTCTCTGGACTTCACCGGTCTGACCCCTAACCCCGCATGATGAACATCACTGAACtctgtagagagtgagatgatgaaggtatcttactctctgatcattaaaggaccaatcagtgagctgtgtagagagtgagatgataaaggtatcttactatctgatcattaaaggaccaatcagtgagctgtgtagagagtgagatgataaaggtatcttactctctgatcattaaggaaacatgctatgttgaagtgctggcttctctgacaacaatgcagcagccagtatgtcctccttctaactttacattctgctcctgaatgctctggatttgtttggaccagagaaggtaggcacttttaagacacgcccctccccccacacacggccgttttggacacccctcatTTTGTCAGATAGGAGAGCAGTTATCAGCAACCTGTCTGAAAGCTcagagaggaatgaatccatcaaagatttttactagaatcatatcaaagtttaatattctgttaccatgacaaccctCCTGACTCCAGCGTTCACAGAGGAGCGAGCGTCCTCTAATCTCTCCTTTCATTTCACCTCCTGCCCTCtccaccctccctctctcttttatcTCCTCCTCTAATCCTCCCGTCACTCCTCgcccccttctctcctctcctttcatctcctctttcctctcccctCTTTCTGACCCTCTCCtctcgtttctcttcttcctcctcctctctcctttcacCTGTCCTTTTCACCTCCTCATGTTCCCCTGTCAGAAAGATGATCGGAGTTCTTCCATCACTAAAAACAAACGTTTGCTGTCACTCTGAACTCAGATTTGTAGTTTGAGGtctgtcccttctgggcctccgtacatgtgtggtggtgactgtgtctgcagagactctgtcctctgactggattttactgttctgatttgttctggttgactcgggacgtttgtgggcggagctggtgtgtttcctccagccaatgacagcgcagcaggtgagtttaggagtgaatatgacggacgtggacgtagcagcaaagaagagaaaatataatgagagtgaggagaaacaccaagtggataaagatcgttctgaaacgagggtgaaccttgtgttgtctttaacCCGTGGACGTGGCgttgatctacttcctgttgcGTGCGTGCGTTAGCTCGCAGTGTAGGTACTagcagtaaatgtacacactacgtcttgcagggggcggagcttcaggaggaggaggggcctagtttgaatgtttacaaacatttctactgactcctccTTTAACTTTCCTCCTGTCTTTTTTGGGTTAAATTCCTCTGGACACGATGCTGGGAACTTTCAGTGACTTCAACTTAGGACAAGAAATAAAATACTGACAGAAGGAATCTGAGATGTGATGTTTGATTTCCTTCTTTTGAACACCAAACATGTAAACTCacaaaaacagaggaggagcgTGAACAGGTCCCTGAACGTctcacagaaacagaggaggagcgTGAACAGGTCCCTGAACGTctcacagaaacagaggagCGTGAACAGGTCCCTGAACCTctcacagaaacagaggagCGTGAACAGGTCCCTGAACCTctcacagaaacagaggaggagcgTGAACAGGTCCCTGAACCTctcacagaaacagaggagCGTGAACAGGTCCCTGAACCTctcacagaaacagaggagCGTGAACAGGTCCCTGAACCTctcacagaaacagaggaggagcgTGAACAGGTCCCTGAACCTCTCACAGAAACAGAGCAGGAGCGTGAACAGGTCCCTGAACGTCTCACTGAAACAGAGGAGCGTGAACAGGTCCCTGAACCTctcacagaaacagaggagCGTGAACAGGTCCCTGAACGTCTCACAGAAACAGGAGCGTGAACAGGTTCCTGAACATCTCACAGAAACAGGAGCGTGAACAGGTCCCTGAACGTCTCACAGAAACAGGAGCGTGAACAGGTCCCTGAACGTCTCACAGAAACAGGAGCGTGAACAGGTTCCTGAACGTctcacagaaacagaggaggagtgTGAACAGGTCCCTGAACGTCTCACAGAAACAGGAGCGTGAACAGGTCCCTGAACGTCTCACAGAAACAGGAGCGTGAACAGGTCCCTGAACGTCTCACAGAAACAGAGGAACGTGAACAGGTTCCTGAACGTctcacagaaacagaggagCGTGAACAGGTCCCTGAACGTCTCACAGAAACAGGAGCGTGAACAGGTCCCTGAACGTCTCACAGAAACAGGAGCGTGAACAGGTCCCTGAACGTCTCACAGAAACAGAGGAACGTGAACAGGTTCCTGAACGTctcacagaaacagaggagCGTGAACAGGTTCCTGAACGTCTCACAGAAACagaagttataaataaagtttgaaacagttgaataaaaacagaacagtcCGTCTCCCTCGGAGCGCTCCGTTTAATTAAATCCACTCTTTAAAGAACtcatcacttcctctccttcaaTTAACCCCTCGACCCGACCAATCAGACGCTATCTCGTTAAGGCGGACCCCGTCAGCGGCGAGCGGTCACCTCtctaatctgtctctctctgcggGACAGGAAGGAGCGGACAGCTAATTAGAGCCGAGCGCGGCGGCGTCTCCCCGCTGAGAAACCCCTCGACCTCCTTTCCGAAAAAAGTTTActcaacaaaaacagagaggatTGTGGGAGGAAGGGGGCGGAGTCAAATCACAGAGCAGATGTACGGTAACCTGCAGAGATGAAAAGAGAACAAgagaaacaaactttaaaacgATTTAACGAgaaaactttttaaagattaaaagtcACGGGACGTCTTCTCTTATCGAGTCAGACTGAAAGTCCAGGAAGTAGACTGAGCCCATAAAAGTCTATTTTAATccaaatgttgtgctttgtctctctttgtgtttttgctgctgcctgtcttggccaggtaagaggtttttaatctcaatgggaccaacctggttaaataaataaaaatcatgaTGAATGGTTGATTTACAAATAAAACCAATTAAATCAATTACAgtttaaatattcatgtgaAGCAAAAGGTGCATTTATCTTCTTTAATTTTAGAGGTCACGTTAtttaaatcctcttctccatgttcctttaactctaacatgtgtctgtaGTCCttcttcaaaccccccaatgatgagaaaagtccatcctctccatcttctccctgctccacttttcagaaaatgtgtgctcaaacaggccgtttggagattttcccttcatgacatcacaaagggcagtagcccctcccccaggtgggtgacactcccacagctaggtgtttgttctgccctctgagtctgccttctcaccgtaaacaataggacatggagcgagaaagaccgagacacccaagcccttccagagagggggcgtggtcagacacagctcatttacatatttaaaggtacagacacagaaacagccttttctgagcagggctgaaatagaggggtttatagacatgatcaaatacaggatcagagtggatttagaacaagaagaGAATCAGACACGTCGGCttcagtattttatatttttctcgTCGTTACAACAATTAGCGTCATGATCGATATCCGTCTCATAAATAGATCAGTTGATTCTTCATACAATTAGAAGTCATGTGACAGCGTGTGAATATATACAGACtcaaacattacaaacaaaaacaaaacaaagctacCGGCCCGGTGTCTGCCCAGCACATAGACCGACCCCGCAGTGcgtgtttatttttacagtgcagCCGCTCGATCATCTTCAGGACTTTTCTCTCgttaaatcaaacagttttttttacagtcacgTTAATATTTCCTACACGTCTCCTCTGTTCCTAAGTGACGTAAATAACATCCTGAAGTTTGGTTGAACGACTTGTCTTTCCTTAAAAGTCGTCGTCTTTTTTGCAGTGTACAAACAAAATTAAAGCTGAAATATACAGGCAGGCAGGTACGACATAAAACACTCTGCTACAAGCATAACATCCAGGACATAGTCACATCCCAGTCACCAGGAGACTATATCCTGGACGCTCACTCCAGGATATAGTCAGTCTCCAAAAAGGAGAAACAAAGGCAGAGCAGACAAGAAGTGCGTCGACCACATCCTGTCAGAGAGTTAAACTTCATACATTTCTCTTTATATAATCACAGGAAACAGACTTAAGataattttcaaaataacataAAGATATGTTGTTAGAAGCAAGAAGTAGACCCAGCCCGGCAGGAATATTGAAGAGCTCAGTCGcagtttcacttttctttgttACTGCATCGTTTGGTTTCCCCAACACGGGGGGAGGAGTCACAACAAATTACAGTCATGTGATCCAGGATTTAGACGCAGCCCAGCAGATTAACGAGTAGCATTATCAGAAAAGCAAAGCGATACACAATCGTTTAGATTTCATCGAGACATTTGGATCCCAGGATGAAcgagacagaaaataaatctttaaaacatgttccTCACACGTCGCGTTTTCATGCAttaaaacatctcaacacaTCGATAAATTCAACGTTTTATTTCGGAGAAAACCtcgaaacaaaaagaaaagaggtttCATAATATCTGAACGAGAGGTCGACAAAATGTCTTTgaaagtaataaataaaaacacaaagtctcaACCAGG
This is a stretch of genomic DNA from Labrus bergylta unplaced genomic scaffold, fLabBer1.1 SCAFFOLD_228, whole genome shotgun sequence. It encodes these proteins:
- the LOC136178479 gene encoding variable charge X-linked protein 3B-like gives rise to the protein EEREQVPERLTETEEEREQVPERLTETEEREQVPEPLTETEEREQVPEPLTETEEEREQVPEPLTETEEREQVPEPLTETEEREQVPEPLTETEEEREQVPEPLTETEQEREQVPERLTETEEREQVPEPLTETEEREQVPERLTETGA